A section of the Epinephelus moara isolate mb chromosome 3, YSFRI_EMoa_1.0, whole genome shotgun sequence genome encodes:
- the LOC126385763 gene encoding putative nuclease HARBI1, with product MQQCSSDDLGLSQPSISRVINQTLTALSQPHIVTQFVKFPLDARTLQAHKRAFMDIAGFPGVVGVIDGTHVRIIAPSEDEAIFVNRKRFHSINVQLVFSADYKILDIVAKWPGSTHDARMLSESGLRQLFEGHYVPANCHLLGDSGYPCKPWLLTPYLQPHQGPQLNYNRAHKRTRAVVERGIGQMKRRFHVLHGEVRLTPDKVCKVIVACAILHNICKARQIAEPLEGDGDEESDDDGGGGEENIDFPQGNLAQSGLSYRGHFTNLHFRDGVGAAGAAGRDGV from the exons ATGCAAcaatgcagcagtgatgacttgggtctgtcaCAACCCTCCATCAGCAGGGTCATCAATCAAACATTGACAGCATTGTCACAACCTCACATTGTGACACAATTTGTTAAATTTCCACTGGATGCCCGCACTTTGCAAGCCCACAAAAGGGCATTTATGGACATTGCAGGATTCCCTGGTGTTGTGGGTGTAATTGATGGGACACATGTCAGAATAATTGCACCATCAGAAGATGAAGCCATCTTTGTGAACAGGAAAAGATTTCACAGCATCAATGTTCAGCTTGTTTTCAGTGCTGACTACAAAATTTTAGACATTGTTGCTAAATGGCCAGGCTCAACACATGATGCCAGAATGCTCTCTGAGAGTGGTCTCAGACAGCTTTTCGAGGGACATTATGTGCCAGCCAATTGCCACTTGTTAGGGGACAGTGGCTACCCATGCAAACCATGGCTCCTAACACCTTACCTCCAGCCACACCAAGGGCCGCAACTAAACTACAACAG GGCCCATAAGAGAACAAGGGCAGTTGTGGAGCGTGGCATTGGCCAAATGAAGAGACGCTTTCATGTCCTCCATGGAGAGGTGCGGCTGACCCCTGATAAAGTCTGCAAAGTCATCGTGGCCTGTGCAATACTGCACAACATTTGCAAGGCTCGGCAGATTGCAGAACCTCTTGAGGGTGATGGTGACGAGGAGAgcgatgatgatggtggtggtggtgaagaAAACATTGACTTTCCACAGGGGAACTTGGCTCAAAGTGGACTATCTTACAGAGGCCACTTTACAAATTTACATTTCAG GGATGGTGTTGGAGCAGCAGGTGCAGCAGGCAGGGATGGTGTTTGA
- the LOC126388067 gene encoding olfactory receptor 5B17-like — MENETFNMDVISIEGLKVSPQSSVPAFILLLLIYIFIMVSNISLVVLITMERSLHQPMYLLFCNMSINDVFGATAVIPRLLSDVFTPVTERYVHYIDCVIQAFCAHFHAGTSHTVLMIMAFDRYVAICNPLRYATIMTNRMVVKLSAGAWVAAFIFVAILLGLTIRLTRCRRLIINPFCDNASLFKLSCQNLLINHIYGLGSAVVILSSSLGSVTLTYLRITIVCLSNKNRVLNSRALQTCATHLAVYLIMLVASFTPMIMHRRPEWADNGKVASVMFHVLPPALNPIIYGLQCKELRQKIVSVFQKNKVMDVKSFHK; from the coding sequence ATGGAGAACGAAACCTTCAATATGGATGTCATATCCATCGAGGGGTTAAAGGTCAGCCCCCAGTCCTCTGTTCCtgccttcatcctcctcctcctcatctacATCTTCATCATGGTGTCCAACATCAGCCTGGTGGTCCTGATCACCATGGAGCGGAGCCTCCACCAGCCCATGTACCTGCTCTTCTGCAACATGAGCATTAACGATGTCTTCGGGGCGACGGCCGTCATCCCTCGCTTGTTAAGTGACGTTTTTACTCCAGTCACAGAGCGCTACGTTCATTACATCGACTGTGTCATCCAGGCGTTCTGCGCTCACTTTCACGCAGGCACCTCTCACACGGTGCTCATGATCATGGCCTTCGATCGCTACGTGGCCATCTGCAACCCCCTGCGATACGCCACCATCATGACCAACAGGATGGTGGTGAAGCTGTCAGCGGGGGCGTGGGTGGCGGCCTTCATCTTTGTCGCCATCCTCCTGGGTCTCACTATCCGCCTGACGCGCTGCAGGCGGCTAATAATTAACCCATTCTGCGACAACGCCTCCTTGTTTAAGCTCTCCTGCCAAAATCTTCTCATCAATCACATCTATGGCCTCGGCAGCGCCGTGGTCATCTTGAGCTCCTCCCTCGGCAGCGTCACGCTCACCTACCTGAGGATCACCATTGTGTGTCTGAGCAACAAGAACAGGGTGCTGAACAGTCGGGCGCTGCAGACCTGCGCCACCCACCTGGCCGTCTACCTCATCATGTTGGTGGCGAGCTTCACGCCCATGATCATGCACCGTCGGCCTGAGTGGGCGGACAATGGGAAGGTGGCGTCGGTCATGTTCCACGTCCTCCCCCCGGCCCTGAACCCCATCATCTACGGGCTGCAGTGTAAAGAGCTCCGGCAGAAGATTGTCAGCGTGTTTCAAAAGAACAAAGTCATGGACGTGAAAAGTttccataaataa
- the LOC126388069 gene encoding olfactory receptor 8G1-like, with product MENQTLRTDILLLEGLKVTPHSSIPAFILLLLIYIFIMVSNIGLVVLIFTERSLHQPMYLLFCNMSINDAFGATTIIPPLLGDIFIPGTERHIHYIDCAVQAFCSHFHARATHTVLMIMAFDRYMAICNPLRYATIMTNRMVVSLSVSAWAVALVMVAILVGLSVRLSRCRWIIFNPFCDNASLFKLSCESVLINNIYGLGYTVLLVGSSLGSVTLTYLRIAIVCLSSKNKALNSKALQTCATHLAVYIIMFVSGAIIIILHRFPYLTDHRKLASIMFHVVPPSMNAVIYGLQIKAVREKLMIIFNRKTTTASQVN from the coding sequence ATGGAGAATCAGACGCTACGTACAGATATTCTTCTCCTGGAGGGGTTAAAGGTGACACCCCACTCCTCCATCCCAGCCTTCATCCTACTCCTCCTCATCTACATCTTCATCATGGTGTCCAACATCGGCCTGGTGGTCCTGATCTTCACGGAGAGGAGCCTCCACCAGCCCATGTACCTGCTCTTCTGCAACATGAGTATTAACGATGCGTTCGGGGCGACGACCATCATCCCTCCTCTGTTAGGAGACATTTTTATCCCAGGCACAGAGCGCCACATTCATTACATCGACTGTGCCGTACAGGCGTTCTGCAGTCACTTTCATGCGAGGGCCACTCACACGGTGCTCATGATCATGGCCTTCGATCGCTACATGGCCATCTGCAACCCCCTGAGGTACGCCACCATCATGACCAACAGGATGGTGGTGTCACTGTCTGTGTCGGCCTGGGCGGTGGCTTTAGTTATGGTGGCGATCCTCGTGGGCCTCAGCGTCCGCCTGTCCCGCTGCAGGTGGATTATTTTCAACCCCTTCTGCGACAACGCCTCCTTGTTCAAGCTGTCCTGCGAGAGCGTCCTCATCAATAACATCTACGGCCTCGGCTACACCGTGCTCCTGGTGGGCTCCTCCCTCGGCAGCGTCACGCTCACCTACCTGAGGATCGCCATAGTGTGTTTGAGTAGTAAGAACAAGGCTCTAAACAGCAAAGCGCTGCAGACCTGTGCCACCCACCTGGCTGTGTACATCATCATGTTTGTGTCGGgtgccatcatcatcatcctccatcGTTTCCCTTACTTAACAGACCACAGGAAGCTGGCGTCCATCATGTTCCATGTGGTTCCTCCTTCCATGAACGCCGTTATCTACGGACTGCAAATCAAAGCGGTCAGAGAAAAACTTATGATCATATTTAACAGGAAAACAACAACTGCGTCACAGGTGAACTGA
- the LOC126388068 gene encoding olfactory receptor 1002-like, whose protein sequence is AILTVMAYDRYVAICNPLRYTAVMTRPVRLLLVTGAWSFAAFCTLPATSMTWQRLYCGPNVVRNGWCDLSSVRCLVCGNTIIDNIVSISFAILALLTTGVLILTSYILIGVSISRMGVAQRLKAFRTCAAHLTVVSISYSSASFVYISYRVGNFSPEVRIIVSVLYSALTPFLNPLIYSLRNEELRESIRRTLSRSLSLRVIPEHSQRTLSKEWTEAPILVRRCG, encoded by the exons GCCATCCTGACTGTCATGGCATACGACCGCTACGTGGCCATCTGCAACCCTCTGCGCTACACGGCGGTCATGACTCGGCCCGTCCGGCTGCTCCTCGTCACAGGAGCCTGGAGTTTTGCCGCCTTCTGCACACTACCAGCTACCTCCATGACCTGGCAGCGGCTTTACTGCGGCCCCAATGTGGTGAGGAATGGCTGGTGTGACCTGTCGTCTGTACGGTGCCTGGTGTGTGGTAACACCATCATAGATAACATTGTGTCCATTTCCTTCGCCATACTGGCGCTACTGACCACAGGAGTCCTCATCCTCACCTCCTACATCCTGATAGGTGTTTCCATATCGAGGATGGGTGTCGCTCAAAGGCTAAAGGCCTTCAGGACGTGTGCCGCCCACCTGACTGTGGTGTCCATCTCTTACAGCTCGGCCTCGTTTGTATACATCTCCTACAGGGTGGGAAACTTTTCACCTGAG GTTCGTATCATCGTGTCTGTGCTGTACTCCGCTCTGACTCCTTTCCTAAACCCCCTGATCTACAGTCTGAGGAACGAGGAGCTGCGAGAGTCCATCAGGAGGACTCTGAGCAG GAGTCTTAGCTTACGAGTGATTCCAGAACACTCTCAGagaactctgagcaaggaatgGACAGAAGCTcctatcttagtgaggaggtgtggttga